A part of Dehalogenimonas sp. W genomic DNA contains:
- a CDS encoding cation:proton antiporter: MQFSTEVIADFAIIMTVGGLATFIFHRLKQPLILGYLIAGILIGPYTPPFSFINQPEVLEAAAELGVILLLFGIGLEFPLDKLRKIGIKTYAVISLIEIAWMFALSFVIGRMLGWPLIDALFLGIALASSSTVVIAKVLTDMGKLKDTSTMVMMGVLVVEDLIVVLILGLVTSIVDVGSLNVIDLSLSIGKMLLFVVGSLLLGLRFIPKAIDWVNHPETGEGQTEHDEVIVFAALGFCFGLSVIANMMGLSMANRGVPYGCDYCQRQIGPPHNNSDFAH; this comes from the coding sequence ATGCAGTTTTCTACCGAAGTCATTGCCGATTTCGCCATCATCATGACTGTTGGTGGACTGGCAACTTTCATTTTCCACCGACTCAAACAACCGTTGATCTTGGGTTATCTTATTGCGGGCATTCTCATAGGCCCCTATACTCCACCTTTTAGCTTCATCAATCAGCCGGAAGTCCTGGAAGCCGCAGCGGAATTGGGTGTTATTTTACTGTTATTTGGAATCGGTCTTGAGTTTCCTTTAGATAAACTGAGGAAGATCGGCATCAAAACCTATGCCGTTATCTCACTGATCGAGATAGCTTGGATGTTTGCGCTCAGTTTCGTTATCGGGCGCATGCTTGGTTGGCCTTTAATAGATGCCCTGTTCTTAGGAATCGCCTTGGCATCGAGTAGCACAGTTGTCATCGCCAAAGTTCTTACAGATATGGGGAAGCTTAAAGACACTTCCACCATGGTGATGATGGGCGTCCTGGTTGTGGAAGACCTGATTGTAGTGCTGATATTAGGACTTGTGACTTCGATTGTCGATGTTGGTTCGCTCAACGTAATCGATCTCTCGCTGTCGATCGGTAAAATGCTGTTATTCGTCGTCGGTTCATTGCTTCTCGGCCTGAGATTCATCCCTAAAGCCATCGATTGGGTGAATCACCCGGAAACGGGCGAGGGTCAAACCGAACATGACGAAGTAATCGTGTTTGCTGCTCTGGGATTCTGTTTCGGCCTTTCGGTGATCGCCAATATGATGGGACTCTCAATGGCCAATCGGGGCGTTCCTTATGGGTGTGATTATTGCCAGCGCCAAATCGGCCCACCGCATAATAATTCTGACTTCGCGCATTAA
- a CDS encoding reductive dehalogenase, with amino-acid sequence MKSHSTMSRRDFMKSIGLGSAAIASMGATAPFFHDLDEMAGIGAAETFNSTTSMQKRPWWVKEVDIPTVEIDLKLRTPYAGPSPCEGTLDSKDSIYVTKEEMAAIRASQKNNAIEGAKNNRPGFTLRDQIGAWASLDRGQTGYLKYPPEGFRTIKVTHETLGVPKWEGSETENAFMIRTFLRQFGAGAIGYARVDDNSVGPRKPLFNTHVRLENNPDYKYDANGTFVMPEKCKYAIVIYDRSPRDPNNYRRTVNSPQAFVSNMEKCEYGHKLQNFLWGLGYQSYWFEDSTTSKFTGTPTNVWGILSGVGEYNRIHNSVSQPEGESGNFASILFTDLPLPTTKPIDFGALEFCKTCGICADVCPAGAIPTVEEYREPTWDRATGPWSASNDHKGYPNKSIECVKWYFSYAITGFAPSSRPVGVCRRCSSHCVFSKDHKAWIHEVVKGVVSTTPVMNSFFTKMDTLSGYSDVISDEGRAEYWHQYLPAI; translated from the coding sequence ATGAAATCGCATTCCACAATGAGTCGCCGAGATTTTATGAAATCTATAGGTTTAGGTTCTGCAGCCATAGCTAGCATGGGTGCAACCGCTCCCTTTTTCCATGATCTAGACGAAATGGCGGGCATAGGTGCTGCCGAAACTTTTAATTCCACGACATCTATGCAAAAACGTCCTTGGTGGGTTAAAGAAGTTGACATTCCAACAGTAGAAATCGACTTGAAACTACGCACGCCTTACGCCGGCCCTTCGCCATGCGAAGGAACATTAGACTCGAAAGACTCGATATATGTTACTAAAGAAGAGATGGCTGCTATCCGGGCTTCTCAAAAGAACAATGCCATTGAAGGAGCCAAAAACAACCGGCCAGGTTTTACATTGCGTGATCAAATTGGAGCCTGGGCCTCGTTAGATAGAGGACAAACGGGATATCTGAAATATCCGCCTGAAGGTTTTCGAACAATTAAAGTCACTCATGAAACTTTAGGTGTACCGAAGTGGGAAGGCTCCGAAACGGAAAACGCATTCATGATTCGAACTTTCCTGAGGCAATTTGGTGCAGGGGCGATTGGCTATGCTAGAGTGGATGATAACAGCGTAGGACCTCGTAAACCCCTTTTTAATACTCATGTTAGATTGGAAAACAACCCAGATTATAAGTATGACGCTAATGGAACATTTGTCATGCCTGAAAAGTGCAAGTATGCCATCGTAATTTATGATAGAAGTCCCCGAGATCCTAATAACTATCGTCGTACTGTGAATAGCCCTCAAGCCTTTGTATCAAACATGGAAAAATGTGAGTATGGTCATAAGCTTCAAAACTTCCTTTGGGGCTTAGGCTACCAGTCTTATTGGTTTGAAGACAGTACAACTAGTAAGTTTACTGGGACCCCAACTAATGTTTGGGGCATTCTCTCAGGTGTAGGAGAGTATAATCGAATTCACAATTCTGTTTCACAACCAGAAGGCGAGAGCGGCAATTTTGCAAGTATTCTTTTTACCGATTTGCCTTTACCCACTACTAAACCTATAGACTTTGGTGCCTTGGAATTCTGTAAAACTTGTGGGATATGTGCCGACGTTTGCCCAGCCGGAGCAATTCCTACAGTAGAAGAGTATAGAGAGCCAACTTGGGATCGAGCAACTGGTCCCTGGAGTGCTTCCAATGACCATAAAGGATATCCTAATAAATCCATTGAATGCGTAAAATGGTATTTTTCCTATGCAATTACAGGCTTCGCCCCTTCATCTCGCCCAGTTGGTGTGTGTCGTCGATGTTCCAGCCATTGTGTCTTTAGTAAAGATCATAAAGCTTGGATTCATGAAGTAGTTAAGGGTGTAGTGTCCACTACTCCTGTGATGAACAGCTTCTTTACTAAAATGGATACGCTATCCGGTTACAGTGACGTCATCTCAGATGAAGGCAGGGCTGAATATTGGCACCAGTACCTGCCCGCTATTTAA
- a CDS encoding cation:proton antiporter, whose product MGVIIASAKSAHRIIILTSRIKEMFGALFFVSIGALIDITQFQVFFLPALLVIATMLFGKIIGCGMGTKLMGYDLSTSLKVGLGMGQVGEFALIVAKAGQDLGVVSSFLFPIIGMAVGVTAFLTPYLIRFSYRIDPVMLSSHWNQIKTRFTDTK is encoded by the coding sequence ATGGGTGTGATTATTGCCAGCGCCAAATCGGCCCACCGCATAATAATTCTGACTTCGCGCATTAAAGAAATGTTCGGCGCGCTGTTTTTTGTCTCGATCGGTGCTCTGATCGATATCACCCAGTTTCAAGTCTTTTTCCTTCCAGCCCTGTTGGTCATCGCGACGATGTTGTTTGGGAAAATCATTGGCTGCGGTATGGGTACAAAGCTAATGGGATATGACCTGTCGACATCCCTGAAAGTCGGCCTGGGAATGGGACAGGTTGGTGAGTTTGCCTTGATCGTAGCCAAGGCCGGTCAGGATCTTGGTGTGGTGAGCTCCTTCCTTTTTCCAATTATCGGTATGGCAGTCGGAGTCACCGCTTTCCTAACCCCGTACCTGATCAGATTTAGTTATCGGATTGATCCGGTTATGTTGTCCTCCCACTGGAATCAGATAAAAACCAGGTTCACAGATACAAAGTAA
- a CDS encoding DUF1538 domain-containing protein, protein MKEITILDGLLTTAEGVMEAVLPLLAILLAFQVLFLRLPSSYILNLLKGTLIASVGLVLFLQGVKEGFLPYGQAIGEALGDFSHKWMIIPFGFILGFLTTLGEPAVRILCDQVEETSSGSIRKPAVLYAICIGVAMFVALGMARIVYSIPLLNILIPGYALVMVLLWFSQKDYTSIAIDAGGVATGPMANTFLLGLGLGLSAAIGSQDAIIYGLGLVALIALAPIISVMTLGLIMRVRIYYRR, encoded by the coding sequence GTGAAAGAAATAACCATCCTGGACGGTCTATTAACCACCGCCGAAGGAGTGATGGAGGCGGTGCTGCCGCTCCTCGCTATCCTTTTGGCGTTCCAGGTGTTGTTCCTCAGGTTACCGTCGAGCTACATCCTTAACCTGTTAAAGGGGACCTTGATTGCCTCAGTAGGACTGGTGCTTTTCCTGCAAGGGGTGAAGGAGGGGTTCTTGCCCTACGGTCAGGCGATTGGCGAAGCTCTGGGTGATTTCAGCCATAAGTGGATGATAATACCCTTCGGTTTCATCCTCGGCTTTTTGACCACCCTGGGAGAACCTGCGGTGCGTATCCTGTGTGATCAGGTTGAGGAAACGTCATCTGGGTCCATCCGAAAACCCGCTGTCCTGTACGCCATCTGTATCGGTGTGGCCATGTTCGTGGCGCTCGGCATGGCTCGTATCGTCTATTCCATCCCGCTCCTCAATATTCTGATCCCGGGGTACGCTTTGGTTATGGTGTTGCTCTGGTTCAGTCAGAAAGATTATACGTCCATAGCCATCGACGCTGGAGGTGTAGCTACAGGGCCAATGGCCAACACCTTCCTGCTGGGACTCGGACTCGGGTTATCAGCGGCAATCGGCAGTCAGGATGCCATCATCTACGGCCTGGGTTTGGTGGCGTTAATTGCCCTGGCACCGATCATTTCGGTTATGACCCTGGGGTTAATAATGCGTGTTAGAATTTATTATCGGAGGTAA
- a CDS encoding DUF1538 domain-containing protein: MRKLLWHTIIEVTKAIGPLIGVIIVLQFTLVDAAAEVFIQFLIGTIMAISGMVLFLVGIDAGILPAGKIVGAGLIHRRSLWLIVAVAFLIGFATTIAEPDVLVLARQADIITEGAVPARYLTYIIGIGVAFFVVMAMLRIILGFRITHLLTASYLIIIILSLFTPAEYVSLAFDSGSVTTGALTAPIVISLGIGFSSVLAGKSAIADGFGLLGLASIGPIIAVMIMGIVLG; encoded by the coding sequence ATGCGGAAGCTTCTCTGGCATACGATAATCGAAGTCACCAAGGCCATCGGCCCTCTGATTGGTGTGATCATCGTCCTGCAATTTACCCTGGTGGACGCTGCAGCGGAGGTGTTCATCCAGTTCCTGATCGGCACGATTATGGCAATCAGCGGCATGGTTCTCTTTTTGGTGGGCATTGACGCCGGCATACTCCCCGCGGGGAAAATCGTTGGCGCCGGGTTGATCCATCGGCGGTCCCTTTGGTTGATCGTAGCGGTCGCCTTCCTGATAGGCTTTGCCACCACCATAGCCGAGCCGGACGTACTTGTCCTGGCCAGGCAGGCTGATATCATAACCGAAGGTGCTGTCCCTGCGCGGTATCTAACCTATATTATCGGTATAGGCGTAGCCTTCTTCGTGGTCATGGCGATGCTGCGCATCATTTTGGGGTTCCGGATTACCCACCTTCTTACCGCCAGTTACCTCATCATCATCATTCTGTCGCTCTTTACCCCCGCTGAGTACGTCTCGCTAGCGTTCGATTCAGGCAGTGTAACCACCGGGGCGCTCACCGCACCCATCGTCATTTCCCTGGGTATTGGCTTCAGCTCAGTGTTAGCGGGAAAATCGGCAATTGCGGATGGCTTTGGGCTGCTCGGTCTCGCCTCAATAGGTCCTATCATTGCGGTAATGATCATGGGAATCGTTCTCGGGTGA
- a CDS encoding cation:proton antiporter: MIGGIFAHRLKLPVLLGYLFAGMLISPHGLGLVQDTAAIEDLANIGVIMLLFTLGLEFSFDELRRVGKVAFLGGTAQVLLTGAAGIGLGKALGWATPEAIFFGFLITMSSTLVVLKLLLERNELDTTHGRVMIGLLLVEDLFVIPLMIILPTLGTSGSDVGPALIEAGSKALGFMVVMVGLGLFLLPRILDRIAQARSKELFLISVVSLTLTAAIASQFFGVSAAVGAFIAGLLIGRSVFARQALADIVPFRDAFGALFFVSLGTLVDLRFLTQNLGLLAGVVVFIIAVKLVIYTAIPWVFGYNARTSLLTGAGLAQIGEFSFVLASVGVASGILRDTTYALILGAAIVTMVQTPFALSIANFTYRQLHRTRLGGRLINHRPETADQRVISLSGHTVICGGGRVADMLTNVLSRRNLSYVVIDLDPQVIYRLKKAGIPCIYGDASKPDVLSGAALEKAKLLVCTFPSFLDVELTVINARVINPRIDIVARVERDLDAEILKGIGVNALVKPQFEVSLEITRHALHRYGLTTIEINYLLNSLREGTMS; encoded by the coding sequence GTGATCGGTGGCATCTTCGCCCATCGCTTGAAATTACCCGTGCTTCTCGGCTATCTATTCGCTGGCATGCTGATTAGTCCACATGGATTGGGTCTAGTGCAAGACACAGCCGCCATTGAAGATCTGGCTAACATTGGCGTTATCATGTTACTTTTCACATTGGGGCTTGAATTCTCATTCGACGAATTACGTCGTGTCGGTAAGGTGGCTTTTTTGGGCGGTACTGCCCAGGTGCTGTTAACCGGTGCCGCTGGCATCGGTCTTGGCAAGGCACTCGGTTGGGCTACCCCCGAAGCTATCTTTTTCGGTTTTCTTATTACCATGAGTTCGACGCTCGTCGTTCTTAAGCTGCTTCTTGAACGCAATGAACTCGATACGACCCACGGTCGCGTAATGATTGGTCTCCTTCTTGTAGAAGATCTTTTTGTAATTCCGTTAATGATCATCCTTCCAACACTAGGCACCTCTGGTAGCGATGTAGGTCCTGCGCTTATCGAAGCTGGCAGCAAAGCCCTGGGTTTTATGGTTGTGATGGTTGGTTTGGGCTTGTTTCTCCTACCTCGCATTCTAGATAGGATAGCTCAGGCTCGATCCAAAGAACTATTCCTTATTTCCGTAGTATCATTGACTCTAACTGCAGCCATCGCGTCGCAGTTCTTTGGCGTGTCTGCCGCGGTGGGGGCATTTATTGCAGGATTACTCATTGGCCGGTCGGTCTTCGCGAGGCAGGCGTTGGCTGATATTGTGCCCTTCCGTGACGCTTTCGGTGCCCTATTTTTCGTCTCGTTAGGCACTCTCGTCGACTTAAGGTTCCTGACCCAAAATCTCGGGCTATTGGCAGGGGTGGTAGTTTTCATAATCGCCGTTAAATTGGTTATTTATACCGCGATTCCTTGGGTATTTGGGTATAACGCCCGCACATCTCTGCTTACAGGTGCCGGTCTGGCACAAATTGGCGAGTTCAGTTTTGTCCTCGCCAGCGTAGGCGTAGCCTCGGGCATACTTCGCGACACAACCTACGCTCTAATACTGGGCGCAGCTATCGTCACAATGGTGCAGACCCCGTTCGCCTTGAGTATAGCGAATTTCACTTACCGTCAATTGCATCGTACGAGACTTGGGGGCCGATTGATCAATCATAGGCCGGAGACAGCCGACCAGCGGGTAATATCGCTATCTGGTCACACCGTAATTTGCGGTGGCGGCCGCGTGGCTGACATGCTTACCAACGTATTGTCACGTCGCAATTTGTCTTACGTTGTGATCGACCTGGACCCTCAGGTCATTTATCGCCTTAAAAAAGCAGGAATACCATGCATCTACGGCGACGCTAGTAAACCGGATGTATTGTCAGGGGCTGCACTAGAAAAGGCTAAACTCTTGGTTTGCACCTTTCCAAGTTTCCTGGACGTTGAACTTACTGTAATAAATGCCCGTGTCATTAATCCGAGGATAGACATCGTCGCCCGGGTAGAACGAGATCTTGATGCCGAAATTCTAAAAGGCATCGGAGTGAACGCGTTGGTCAAGCCACAGTTTGAGGTCAGCTTGGAAATTACCCGCCATGCTCTTCATCGATACGGGCTTACCACTATTGAGATCAACTACCTACTTAATAGTCTTAGGGAAGGTACGATGAGTTAA
- a CDS encoding P-II family nitrogen regulator produces MANVSLIVTIVRKGWGDKVLEGSMKAGAEGGTILMGRGVGVHETHQSILGIPIEPEKEIVLSLTYPDKTEAILSKIVDSCDLEDPGAGIAFVIPIEKVVGVCHQLGTHHDVSDR; encoded by the coding sequence ATGGCAAACGTATCGTTAATCGTCACAATTGTCAGGAAGGGGTGGGGCGACAAAGTGCTGGAGGGTTCGATGAAGGCAGGAGCCGAAGGGGGTACCATTCTGATGGGCCGCGGTGTCGGTGTGCATGAAACCCATCAAAGCATCCTGGGTATTCCCATTGAACCGGAGAAGGAGATCGTCTTGTCACTGACATATCCAGACAAGACTGAGGCAATACTAAGCAAGATTGTTGATTCATGTGACTTGGAAGATCCAGGCGCCGGCATAGCTTTTGTCATTCCGATCGAAAAAGTGGTCGGGGTATGTCACCAATTGGGCACTCACCACGACGTATCAGACAGGTAA
- a CDS encoding CBS domain-containing protein: protein MSATLMVKDVHPIHGTAAVTVDENALLKSVISIYATNPGIKGIFLTDAQNRFTGMVSRLAIQKWAEYELFGKWQNNEPDSLVSEMVEDVQAKSVARGDWTSFGLKLNDTLQNAFQRMIQSGEDILPVVDDEGRVIGDLLLSEILMKAIEISDNREPPSII, encoded by the coding sequence ATGAGCGCGACTCTGATGGTCAAAGACGTTCACCCTATTCACGGAACTGCTGCGGTTACGGTCGATGAGAATGCATTACTCAAGAGTGTCATCTCCATTTACGCCACCAATCCCGGCATCAAGGGTATTTTTCTCACCGATGCACAAAACCGCTTCACAGGCATGGTTTCGCGCCTGGCCATTCAGAAATGGGCGGAGTACGAACTGTTCGGCAAATGGCAAAACAACGAGCCGGATTCTCTGGTCAGCGAGATGGTTGAAGATGTCCAAGCCAAGAGCGTTGCTCGTGGTGATTGGACATCATTCGGTTTGAAACTAAACGATACGCTTCAGAATGCATTTCAACGAATGATTCAGTCCGGTGAGGATATTCTGCCGGTAGTGGATGATGAGGGACGGGTGATCGGAGATCTTCTATTGTCGGAGATCCTCATGAAGGCGATCGAGATTAGCGATAACCGGGAACCACCATCGATCATTTAG
- a CDS encoding ion channel encodes MIDTLKRFSLAFILLLIGVAIGTIGFIALEGFTPLESFYLTVSTITLVGYGDVVPVTTGGRVLAMGLVVTGFIFFASVIITSIRIVLERREQKNQAQQRHTLTALFLNEIGSKLLGFLCQCDPALLSTRDPAQPEKVWTTEDFEKLADTLKRHSFNIDPRRSDWNTLDKLLDSRILLRLLEDPYVLEYPLFSSLLRAIFHLKDEFRTRPNLVDMSDAVLNHIANDMKKVYRPLVNLWLEHMRYLEKTYPSLFFTVLESNPFGITKAA; translated from the coding sequence GTGATCGACACGTTGAAACGGTTTTCATTAGCTTTTATCCTATTGTTGATAGGCGTTGCTATCGGTACGATAGGCTTTATAGCCTTGGAAGGGTTTACCCCATTAGAGTCATTTTACCTGACTGTAAGTACTATCACCTTAGTTGGCTACGGCGATGTCGTGCCGGTCACTACGGGTGGTCGGGTGCTGGCTATGGGGTTAGTGGTTACCGGCTTCATCTTTTTCGCAAGCGTGATCATCACCAGCATTCGAATAGTACTCGAACGCCGGGAGCAGAAAAATCAAGCGCAGCAACGTCATACTCTCACCGCTCTTTTCTTGAACGAAATAGGAAGTAAGTTGCTCGGATTCCTTTGCCAGTGCGATCCAGCACTCTTGAGCACCCGGGATCCAGCTCAACCGGAAAAAGTATGGACTACGGAAGATTTTGAAAAGCTCGCTGATACTCTAAAACGCCATTCTTTCAATATTGATCCGCGACGTTCCGACTGGAATACTCTTGATAAACTGCTCGACAGCCGCATTCTATTGAGGCTCTTGGAAGACCCGTACGTTTTGGAGTATCCCCTATTCAGCAGTCTACTTCGCGCCATTTTCCATTTGAAAGATGAATTTAGAACCCGTCCAAATTTAGTTGATATGTCCGATGCGGTCTTGAACCATATAGCCAACGACATGAAAAAGGTGTATCGACCACTCGTTAACCTGTGGCTGGAACATATGCGCTATCTGGAAAAGACCTATCCCAGCCTCTTCTTTACGGTCCTGGAGTCTAACCCGTTCGGCATTACCAAGGCGGCCTAG